The Spirosoma sp. SC4-14 DNA window AACCGAGGCAAACATACCGGGTTTCAGTTTGCCTCCCTTGTTCTGGAAATCAATTTCAATGAGCTCCGATCGGGTTTCCGGGCGTACACTGTTCGAGATCCGGTTGATGTGCCCCGTGAAGGTTTGGTGCGGAAAACTGCGGACAGAAAACTGAACCGGATTGCCCTGCCGAATATCGCCCAGATAAGCTTCGGGAACCGCAATGCGTAGCCGCAGCCGGTCGAGTTGTTTAATTTTCAGCATGGGTACGTTGTTTTGCCCTCCCGGTCCCACAAAAGCACCCGGCGACAGCCGACGGTCGGTGATGACACCCGTAAATGGAGCGGTTATTTTCAGGTAACTGACCAACTGCTGAACCGAGCTATAATGCGCATTGGCCGCCACAACGGCCAGGCTGTCGGATATGGCTTTGGTGCGGGAGGTTTCCAGATCGACGGGCGAAATGGCGCCGAGCGTGCGGCTGGTACGTAATACGCGCAGAAAGGTTCCTTTACTGGCTCCAAAAACGGCTTCGGCAGCTTTTACTTTCGAATAGGCTTCCGTCAGGTTCGCCGTCAGTTCCGGGGCTTCCAGTTCGGCCAAAACCTGCCCTTTGCGCACCTGATCGCCAATGTCGACGTAGAGTGCTTTGACATAACTGCTGACGCGCGGATAGATGTCTGTTTCGTAATAGCTTTCGAGTTCGCCGGGTAAATTCAACTCGGAGGTTGGGCGGGAGGCCGTAAGCCGGATGGCTTCATACTGAATCTCTTCGTCGGGCGGAGTTTCAGTTAGCTGGCTTTTTTCAGTTGAGGAACTGCCACACTGGGTTAGCAGAAACCCCAGCCCAGCCAGCATGGCTATCCGTATTGTTGAGCGAAAATTAGAAGATAAATGCATGATGCTGATCGATTGATTAGTAGGTGAGGGTGGAGGTAGATGATTCGGCAAGAGGAGAGGGCCGTCCATCGTAAACACGGCTATTGGGATCATCGGGATCGAGCGAGGGCGAATCGAAGGATGTTTTCCGTTGAACAGCAGCAAAGACCACCGGTAAAACCAGCAAAGCTGCAATTGTCGAGAAAAATAATCCACCAATCACTGCGCGGCCCAATGGGGCGGTTTGCTCACCCGATTCGCCCAGGCCGCTGGCCATCGGAATCATTCCGGCAATCATCGCCAGCGCCGTCATCAAAATAGGTCGTAAACGGGCAGCTCCCGCCATTCGGGCGGCCGATCGGGCATCGCGATACCGAAGCCGCAGAAATTCGGCATTCGTAACCAGTAAGAGCGCATTCGCTACCGATACACCCACCGACATAATAATACCCATGTACGATTGCAGGTTGAGTGTCTGGCCAGTTATTAAGAGCAGTGTTAGCGAACCGGCCAGTACAGCCGGTATACTGACCAGCACTACACTGGCAACTTTGAACGATTGATAGTTGGCGGCTAGCAGCAGAAAAATCACCACAATGGCCAGCCCTAATCCGAATTGCAAACTGCTGAGCGTTTCTTTGAGCAGTTGAGCCAGACC harbors:
- a CDS encoding efflux RND transporter periplasmic adaptor subunit; translation: MHLSSNFRSTIRIAMLAGLGFLLTQCGSSSTEKSQLTETPPDEEIQYEAIRLTASRPTSELNLPGELESYYETDIYPRVSSYVKALYVDIGDQVRKGQVLAELEAPELTANLTEAYSKVKAAEAVFGASKGTFLRVLRTSRTLGAISPVDLETSRTKAISDSLAVVAANAHYSSVQQLVSYLKITAPFTGVITDRRLSPGAFVGPGGQNNVPMLKIKQLDRLRLRIAVPEAYLGDIRQGNPVQFSVRSFPHQTFTGHINRISNSVRPETRSELIEIDFQNKGGKLKPGMFASVRLPVNASGEGSIYVPKTAIISTMDGAFVLKVVDGKAVRTVVEKGDASVGQTQIFGDLKPGDIILKTASEDLADRAEIKTQLVK